A genomic window from Bubalus bubalis isolate 160015118507 breed Murrah chromosome 11, NDDB_SH_1, whole genome shotgun sequence includes:
- the AP1G2 gene encoding AP-1 complex subunit gamma-like 2 isoform X3: MNATMVVPQLVHTLRTLVMTGCSAEHSVSGVSDPFLQVQILRLLRILGRNHEESSETMNDLLAQVATNTDTSRNAGNAVLFETVLTIMDIRSAAGLRVLAVNILGRFLLNSDRNIRYVALTSLLKLVQSDHSAVQRHRPTVVECLWEPDASLSRRALELSLALVNSSNVRAMTQELQGFLESCPPDLRADCASGILLAAERFAPTKRWHIDTILRVLTTAGTYVRDDAVANLIQLIGGAQELHAYSVRRLYSALAGDISQQPLVQVAAWCIGEYGDLLLEGTCEETEPLQVEKEEVLALLERVLQSQMSLPATRGYALTALMKLSTRLHGDNNRICQVMSIYGSCQNVELQQRAVEYNALFRKYDHLRAAVLEKMPLVERGGPQVDEEAKESKVAQLSEAAPVPTETQASKLLDLLDLLDGPSDNAQHPPPLDPSPGDTLIHLLDLPCTPPPPAPIPNLKVFEREGLQLNLSFVRPPGTSTLLLITVTATNTSGGDVTHFICQAAVPKSFQLQLQAPSGDTVPAQGGLPMTQLLRILNPNKAPLRLKLRLTYDHFGQSVQEIFEVNNLPVETWQ, encoded by the exons GTCCAGATACTTCGTCTGCTTCGGATTTTGGGCCGGAACCACGAGGAGAGCAGTGAGACCATGAATGACTTGCTGGCCCAG GTAGCCACAAACACGGACACCAGCCGAAATGCAGGCAATGCGGTTCTGTTTGAGACGGTGTTGACCATCATGGACATCCGCTCTGCCGCGGGCCTAAGG GTTCTAGCTGTCAACATTCTTGGCCGCTTCCTACTCAACAGTGACAGGAACATTAG ATATGTGGCGCTGACGTCCTTGCTGAAGCTGGTGCAGTCTGACCACAGTGCCGTGCAGCGGCACCGGCCCACCGTGGTGGAATGTCTGTGGGAACCTGATGCCTCCCTCAGCCG GCGGGCCCTGGAACTGAGCCTGGCCCTGGTGAATAGCTCTAACGTGCGAGCCATGACCCAGGAACTGCAGGGCTTTCTGGAGTCCTGCCCCCCTGATCTACGGGCCGACTGTGCCTCTGGCATCCTACTGGCAGCAGAGAG GTTTGCCCCAACCAAGCGGTGGCACATAGATACCATCCTCCGTGTGCTGACAACG GCAGGCACCTATGTGCGCGATGATGCAGTGGCCAACCTGATCCAGCTGATTGGGGGCGCCCAGGAGCTCCACGCCTACTCTGTGCGCCGCCTCTACAGCGCCCTGGCTGGGGACATCTCCCAG CAGCCACTGGTGCAGGTGGCAGCCTGGTGCATCGGGGAATACGGAGACCTCCTGCTGGAGGGGACCTGTGAGGAAACCGAGCCCCTGCAG GTGGAGAAAGAGGAGGTGTTGGCACTGCTGGAAAGGGTGCTGCAGTCCCAGATGTCCCTGCCAGCCACCAGGGGATATGCCCTCACGGCCCTCATGAAGCTCAGCACCCGGCTCCATGGGGACAACAA CCGCATCTGCCAGGTGATGTCCATCTACGGGAGTTGCCAGAACGTGGAGCTGCAGCAGCGGGCGGTGGAGTATAACGCCCTCTTCCGGAAGTACGACCACTTGAG GGCTGCCGTCCTGGAAAAGATGCCTCTTGTGGAGCGGGGTGGCCCTCAGGTCGAtgaggaagcaaaggaaagcaaagtAGCCCAGCTTTCGGAAGCAGCCCCTGTCCCCACAGAGACCCAG GCCTCAAAGCTCTTGGATCTGTTAGATCTCCTGGATGGCCCTTCTGACAATGCCCAGCACCCTCCCCCTCTGGATCCCAGCCCAGGAGACACTTTGATAcacctccttgaccttccctgcactcccccaccccctg CTCCCATCCCAAATCTCAAAGTATTTGAGCGTGAAGGACTTCAGCTGAATCTTTCTTTTGTTCGACCCCCTGGAACCTCTACTTTGCTGTTAATCACTGTCACTGCCACCAACACCTCAGGGGGTGACGTCACCCACTTCATCTGCCAGGCGGCTGTGCCTAAG AGTTTCCAGCTGCAGCTACAGGCCCCCAGTGGAGACACTGTTCCAGCCCAAGGTGGCCTTCCCATGACCCAACTGCTCAGAATCCTCAATCCTAACAAG GCCCCCTTGCGGCTGAAGTTGCGCCTCACCTACGACCACTTTGGCCAGTCGGTACAGGAAATCTTTGAGGTGAACAACTTGCCGGTGGAGACATGGCAATAA
- the THTPA gene encoding thiamine-triphosphatase isoform X2 gives MAQGLIEVERKFVPGPGTEERLQELGGTLEHRVTFRDSYYDTPELSLMRADHWLRQREGSGWELKCPGAASVSGPHTEYTELTAEPSIVVQLCEVLGAEVPGAGGVAPVLGPLGLQLVASFVTKRSAWKLVLSGADGEERLLRVDLDTADFGYAVGEVEALVHKEAEVPAALEKIHHLSSLLGVLAQERAPAKLIVYLQRFRPQDYQRLLEVYSSKEKP, from the exons ATGGCCCAGGGCCTGATTGAAGTGGAGCGAAAGTTCGTTCCCGGGCCCGGCACAGAGGAGCGGCTGCAGGAGTTGGGGGGTACCCTGGAGCACCGAGTCACTTTCCGAGACAGCTACTATGACACCCCTGAGCTGAGCCTCATGCGAGCTGATCACTGGCTGCGACAGCGAGAAGGCAGTGGATGGGAGCTCAAATGTCCCGGAGCGGCAAGTGTCTCAGGACCCCACACTGAGTACACGGAACTCACAGCTGAGCCTTCAATTGTGGTCCAGCTGTGTGAGGTGCTGGGGGCTGAGGTCCCGGGGGCTGGGGGCGTGGCGCCTGTGTTGGGCCCCCTGGGGCTGCAGTTAGTAGCTAGTTTTGTGACGAAGCGCAGTGCCTGGAAACTGGTGCTGTCCGGAGCTGACGGAGAGGAGCGGCTACTCAGGGTGGACCTGGATACAGCTGACTTTGGCTACGCTGTGGGTGAGGTAGAGGCGCTGGTGCACAAGGAGGCTGAAGTCCCAGCTGCCCTGGAGAAGATCCACCACCTCAGCAGCCTGCTTG GTGTGCTGGCGCAGGAGAGGGCACCTGCCAAGCTGATTGTGTACCTGCAGCGCTTCCGGCCCCAGGACTACCAGCGCCTGCTAGAAGTGTACAGCTCCAAAGAGAAGCCTTAG